CATCGGCCGGTTGCTGTCGCTGGGAGGATGCGCCGCGCTGCTGGCCGCGGCGATCGCCCTGTTCGGCGTGACGCAGGACGACGCGATCCGCAGCTATGCGCTGGGGGCATGGCCGGCGCCGTTCGGGATCGTGCTCGTGCTCGACCGGCTGTCGGCGACGATGCTGCTGGCGGCGGCGACGCTGGCGGCGGTGGTGCTGCTGCACGCGATCGTCACCGGCGCGGATCGCAAGGGCTGGCATTTCCACGCGCTGTTCCATTTCCAGCTTCTGGGCATCAACGGCGCGTTCCTGACCGGCGACCTGTTCAACCTCTTCGTGTTCTTCGAGGTCCTGCTGATCGCGTCCTACGGCCTGATGCTGCATGGCCAGGGTGCGCTGCGGCTGAAGGCGGGCGTCGCCTATGTGGTCGTCAATATCGTCGGATCGGCGCTGTTCCTGGTCGCGCTCGGCCTGCTCTACGGCCTTACCGCCACGCTCAACATGGCGGATCTGGCGGTGCGGGTCGCCACCCTCGGGGAGGAGGATCAGGGGCTGCTGCGTATCGCGGGCCTGTTGCTGACGGCGGTATTCGCGCTGAAGGCGGCGGCGGTGCCGCTCCACCTGTGGTTGCCGCGCACCTACGCCGCGACGATGCCGGTGGTCGCCGCACTGTTCGCGATCATGACCAAGGTCGGCGTCTATGCGCTGATCCGCACCGTCCCGCTGATCTTCGGCGCGACCGCGGGTGCGGCGGCGTGGGTGCCCGCGCCCTGGCTCCTCCCATCGGCGATCCTGGGTGCCGTCGTCGGGTTCGTCGGCGTGCTCGTGGCGCGGGGAATGCGCGAGCAAGCGGCGTTCGCGATACTGGCATCGACCGGCACGCTGCTGATGCCCGTGTCGATGTGGCGGGAGGCCGCGCTGGCCGCCGCGCTCTATTACATGGTGCAGGCGATCGTCGCGGGCGCGGCGCTGTTCCTGGTCGCGGACGCGACGATGCGGCGGCGCGGCCAGTATGCGGACGCCCTGGTACCCAGCCCACGCTTTGCCGGACAGGATGCCGCGGGCCTCTCGTACCTCGTCGCGGCGATCGGCACCGTGGGATTGCCGCCGCTCGCCGGCTTCGTCGGCAAGCTGTCGATCCTGGACGCGAGCTTCGCCGGCCCCGGATGGCCCGCGATCTGGTCGACCATCCTCGGCACGACCCTGATCGGCGTCGTCGGCTTCTCGCGCAGCGGATCCTCCCTGTTCTGGAAGACGGCGGCGCCGGATGCCGAAGCCGTGGCCGTGGTGCCCCGGTCGCGCGCCGACTTCATCGCGCCGGCGCTGCTGCTGCTGCTGCTGGGGGCGCTGAGCGTCTGCGCAGGCTGGGCGGAGGCGCAGACCCGTGCCACCGCCGCACAGGTCATGGCGCCGGAACGCTACGTGGCCGCGGTCCTGGGGACGGCACGATGAGGCGGCTGCTGCCCCATCCCGCGCTGTCGGCGATGCTGCTGACCGTCTGGCTGCTGATGGTGAACGATGTCACGGTCGGCGGGATCGTGCTGGGGGCGGTCTTCGCGCTGGTCCTGCCGAAGTTCACCCAGCCCTTTTGGCCGGACCGCCCCCGGATACGCTTCCGCCGAGCCCTTCTCGGCTATCTGGCGATCGTCCTCCTCGACATCGTCGTCGCCAATTTCCACGTCGCGCGGCTGATCCTGTTCCGCCGCAACCGCGATCTGCGCTCGCGCTGGCTCACGGTACCGATCCGGCTGACCACGCCGGAGGCCATCACGATGCTGGCCGGCACGATCAGCCTGACGCCCGGTACGGTATCGTCGGATGTATCGGCGGACGGCCGCTTCCTGTTGGTCCACGCGCTGGACGTCGCCGACGAGGCGGCGGAGATCGCGCGCATCCAGATGCGCTACGAAGCACGCCTGCAACGGATTTTCGCATGATCGGCATCGCTCTCCACCTGGCGGCGGGCTGCATCGCGGTCGCGCTGGTGCTGAACCTCTGGCGGCTTCTGCGCGGACCCGCGCTGGGCGACCGCATCCTTGCGCTGGACACGATGGTCATCAACGCGATCGCCCTCATCGTCCTGATCGGCATGATCGGCGGCACCGATTCCTATTTCGAGGCTGCGTTGCTGCTGGCGATGGTCGGTTTCGTGAGCACCATCGCCTATTGCAAGTTCATCCTGCGCGGGGACATCGTGGAATGAGCGTGCTGGCCAACCTCGTCATCGTCGCGCTGCTGGTGCTGGGCGGCGGGTTCGCCCTGATCGGCAGCTGGGGCCTCGTGCGCTTGCCATCGACGATGGAGCGACTGCACGGGCCCACGAAGGCGACGACCCTGGGCCTGGGCGCGCTGCTGCTCGCCTCCGTCGTCCATTTCCAGGCGCGGCTCGGCATCTGGACCGCGCACGAGCTGCTGATCTCGCTGTTCCTGTTCATCACCGCGCCGATCTCGGCCAACATGATCGCCAAGGTCCACCTGCACCGCACGCGCGCCGGTGCCGACGGCGAGCACGACGGTATCGCCGGTCGGCCGCAGCGTCCCGGGGGAGATGCGGACTGGGCGACGTTCGAGGCGCCGAAGCGGGGCACGCCCGCGTCGACGGCGAGCGACTGAGCCGCCGTGACGATCAAGGGCCACCGTCCAAACTACCACCTCTATCGCCGATGTCTTGGGACGCACTGCACCAAAACGATACCGAACGTGACACTGGAGACTATCCATCCAATGGAAACTTACATTAGTAATGCAGGATGGAGCTGGATGATTTATATGAGGTTGCCATCCGACCCGAGCGGGAGTTCGAGGGCAAGTGGGGCATCCGCCTGCTGGAAAGCGGGGAGTGGATCCCCGTTACTTTCCGCACCGAGGATGACGCCCGCGAGGCGGTCGCCGCAGCAGGCAGAACGGATTGATGCAGCGCGGAGAAGGGTTTTCGGTGATCAATAATCCGTATTCCGAGGGTGTGGCCGCCCGGGCGTCGCAGCGCATGCGCGTGGAAGATTGTCCCTACACCACGGAATTGATGCAGCAGGAGCGCGCGGATTGGCTGCGCGGCTTCGGCTCCATCGATCATCCGGGGGCGTCGTCGGCTTTCCCGCGCCGACCCGAGCAATAGGCCGCGCGCGGCGAATCGCCCGGCATCGGCTTGCGTCAGCCACCCGCCGGCCGTCGGGGCCACGTGGCATGTCACCAGGAGAATGTCGCGGTCGATCGGCGACGGCCGATCGCGAGGGCGTCGGCCACCAGACGGCTCGGCTCGTCGTCCAGATCCGATCGCCCGTCGTCGATCAGGCCGGCGAAACGCCGGTAGAGACGCGGATATTCCTCGTTCGGGTATGAACGGCGCTGGCCGTCGAGGAGCAGGACGCGGCCCCCGTCGTCCAGCCGCAACACGCCGTCGTCACACTCCACCACGATCGTCCAGCACGGCGCGTCACGCTCGAGGAAATCGAGCGACATGCGCCCGTCGGCATCGCCGCAGGCCAGCCCGACCTCCGCGGCGATCGGGCTTTGCCGGTCGTTCGGGATCGCCAGGTCGGCCTGCGTCACGAGCAATCGGCCGGGCAGGATGGCGGTGGCGATCGACAAGGCGTTGATCGCGGGGTCGAACACGCCGAAGCCGCCGGCGTCGAGGATCCAGTCCTGCCCGGGATGCCAGCGGCGGATATCCTCCTTCCAGTCGATCCGGATCCCCGACACCCGGCGCGATGCGAGCCATGCGCGGGCCGGCTCCACCGCGCCCGCGGCGCGCGAATGCCATGCCGCGAAGAGCGTGCGACCGGCCGCGGCGGCCGCCTCTCGCAACAACGCCACCTCCCCCAGCGTCGCCGCAGGCGGCTTTTCCAGCAGCACGTGCAGCCCCGCCCCGAGCGCCTTGGCGGCCAGCGCGGCGCGCCCCTGCGGCGGGGTGCAGATGGCGACGGCGTCGAGCGTCGGACCGGCGCGCAGCAGATCGTCCAGCGTCGCGAACGCCGGCACGCCGTCGATCCCGCCGCACGGGTCCGCGGTCGCCGCCAGCGTGAACGCCGGGTCGTTTTCGATCGCCGGGACGTGGCGATCGCGCGCGATCTTCCCGACCCCCACCAACGCCACCTTCATCCCGTATCGCTCCAATTATCGTACAAATGTCTTCCTAGCTGCGTGCCGATCGGCTATCAACCGCCGACATCGCCGCCGCATGGCCATTTGACGAGAGACCGGATGAGCAACGACGACCTGCCGCCAGAGGCCCGGCATCGCACGGGGTTGCGCTCGCGCGCCTGGTTCGACGATCCCTCCAACCCCGACATGACCGCGCTCTATATCGAGCGCTACCTGAACTACGGGCTGAGCCTGGAGGAGCTGCAGTCGGATCGCCCGATCATCGGCATCGCGCAGACCGGCAGCGACCTGGCGCCGTGCAACCGGCATCACCTGATCCTGGCGGATCGCGTGAAGCAGGGTATCCGCGACCGCGGCGGCATCCCGATCGAATTTCCGATCCACCCGATCCAGGAAACCGGCAAGCGCCCCACCGCCGGGCTGGACCGCAACCTGGCCTATCTCAGCCTGGTCGAGGTACTTCACGGCTATCCGATCGACGGCGTCGTGCTGACGATCGGGTGCGACAAGACGACGCCCGCCTGCCTGATGGCCGCCGCGACGGTGAACATTCCCGCGATCGCCCTGTCCGTCGGGCCGATGCTGAACGGCCATTACCAGGGCCAGCGCACCGGGTCGGGGACGATCGTTTGGAAGGCGCGCGAGCTGCTGGCCGCGGGCGAGATCGACTATAAGGGCTTCATCGAACTGGTCGCGTCCAGCGCGCCGTCGACCGGCTTCTGCAACACGATGGGCACCGCGACGACGATGAATTCGCTCGCGGAGGCGCTGGGCATGTCGCTGCCCGCCTCCGCCGCGATCCCCGCGCCGCACCGCGACCGGCAGCAATGCGCATGGGAGACGGGGCGTACGATCGTCGAGATGGTACGCGCCGACCGCCGTCCGTCCGACATCCTGACCCGCCCGGCCTTCCTGAACGCGATCCGCGTCAATTCGGCGATCGGCGGCTCCACCAACGCGCCGATCCACCTCAACGCGATCGCGCGTCACATGGGGGTCGAGCTGTCGCTGGCCGATTGGGAGGAACAGGGGGCGGGCATCCCGCTGCTGGTCAACATGCAGCCGGCGGGCCAGTATCTCGGTGAGGATTTCTACCGCGCCGGCGGCGTTCCGGCGGTGATGGCACAGCTGCTCGCGGCCGGGCTGATCGATGGCAGCGCGCTGACCGCCAACGGCGCGACGGTTGCAGAGAACGTGGCGGGCGCGACCATCGCGGACGAGGATGTGATCTACCCCTTCGATCGCCCGCTGAAGCCGGCCGCCGGGCTGACCGTCCTGTCGGGCAACGTGTTCGACGCCGCGGTCATGAAGCTGTCGGTCATCTCCGACCAGTTCCGCGGCATGTACCTGAGCGATCCCGAGGATCCCGATGCCTTCACCGGCACCGCCGTCGTGTTCGACGGACCGGAGGATTATCACGCCCGGATCGACGACCCCGCCAGCGGGATCGACGAACGCTCGATCCTGGTGATGCGCGGCGCGGGTCCGGTCGGCTACCCGGGCGGCGCTGAGGTGGTCAACATGCGGCCGCCCGCCGCGCTGATCCGCACCGGGGTCCATGCGCTCCCCTGCCTGGGCGACGGGCGGCAATCGGGTACCAGCGGCAGCCCGTCGATCCTGAATGCCGCCCCCGAAGCGGCGGTCGGCGGCGGCCTCGCGCTGCTGCGCTCCGGCGACCGGATGCGGATCGACCTGAAGGCGAACCGCGTCGACATGCTGGTCGACGAAGATGAACTGGCGCGCCGCCGGGCGGAGCTGGAACGCGTGGCGATCCCCGCCTCGCAGACGCCGTGGCAGGAGATCCACCGCGACACCGTCGGCCAGTTCGACACCGGCGCGGTCATCGAGAGCGCGGTCAAGTATCAACGGATCGCCGAGCGCGGCCTGCCGCGCGACAGTCACTGAGATGGTCGCCGCGGTAGCGGGCAGCGGACGGGCGACACTGGGCGAGGGGCCGCTGTGGTCCGGCCGCGAACGGGCCGTCTACTGGGTCGACATACTGGGGCGGTGCGTGCGGCGGCTGGCGCTGGCGGACGGCACGGTGACGGCATGGGACATGCCCGCGCCGACCGGCTGGATCATCGAGCGGCAGGATCGCGCCGGCTTCATCGCCGGCACGGCCACCGGCTTCGTCGAACTGCTGCTGCCCCCGGGTGCCGCGCCGGTCGTGACCCCCATCCACGACCCCGAGCCCGACCTGCCCGCCAACCGCATGAACGATGCGAAGGCGGACGCCGCCGGTCGCATCTGGGCCGGGACGATGCCGTTTTCGTGCCAGGGGGAGACGGGCGCCTTCTATCGGCTCGACCCGGACTTCAGCTGCCGCCAGGTGGATGCACCCTATACGATCGCCAACGGCCCCGCGATCGCGCCGGACGGCCGGACGATCTTCCACACCGATACCGCGCGGCGCACCATCTTCCGGTTCGACGTTCACGACGACGGCACGCTCGGCCGACGGGCGCCGCACATCGTGTTCGACGAGGCATGGGGCAGCCCCGATGGCATGACGCTGGACGCCGACGGCTGCCTGTGGGTGGCGCATTGGGGAACCGGGCAGGTCAGCCGCTTCGATCCGCCGGGCGCACGGATGCGGTCGATCGCGCTGCCCGCGTCGCAGATCACCAGCATGACCTTTGCCGGCGACGGGCTCGACCGGATGTTCGTCACCTCCGCCGCGGACGGATGCGATGACGAGCCGCTGGCCGGCGCGCTGTTCGAGGTCGATCCGGGATGCCGCGGGCTGCCGACCCAGCGGTTCGGCGGGTAGCGGACGCCTGCCACCCCGGCCACGCCTGTCGATCGGGCCTAGTCGCGCTGGTCGCCGATCAGGTCGAGCACGTCGCCGATGATGCGCCGCATCGCCCGGCGGCTGGCATCGGCGTCGCGGGTCGCGATCGCATCCGCAACGGCGGCGTGATCGGCGATGTTGGCCGAGCGCCCCTTGATGCGGTTGGTGAAGCGGATCGACGTGTGGAGCGCCGTCGCCACCACGGTGCGGAACTGGGCGTAGAACGGGTTGCCCGACGCCTGGAGGATCGCGACGTGGAAGGCGATGTCGGCCTCCAGCGGATCGCCGGTGCCCGATTCGGCCGCCGCCATCCGCGCCAGCTCGGCGCGGATCGCCGCCATGTCCGCAGCGGAATGGAACTGCGCCGCCAGCGCCGCCGCCTCCGGCTCGATCGCGATTCGCAGCTGGTTGAACTGGCGCAGCAGGTCGACCGAGAATTTGCGCTCCAGCAGCCAGCGCAGCACGTCGGTGTCGAACAGGTTCCACTGCGACGCCGGGCTGACGACCGTCCCCTGCCGCGGCCGGGCGGTCACCAAACCCTTCGCGGTCAGCATCTTGACCGCTTCCCGCGTCACCGAACGGCTGACCCCGTACGCCTTGGCGATCTCCGCCTCGGTCGGGAACGGGCGCGTTTCGTAGCGGCCGATGACGATCGCCTTGCCCAGCGTGTCGAGCATCCCGTGCGTCAGGTTGCGGCCGAGATCGTGCTGCAAGGCGCGATCGGATGTGGTGTGCCCCCTCTCCATAATGCTTCTTCTGCGCCAAGCTATGCGCCATGTGAAGTCGTCGGACTGGACTTGCACAATTTATCGTATAATTCAGCAGCAGCTTGGGGAGGAACGGCGCGATGACGCTCTCGACGATCGATCTGGCGGTGGTGATCGCCTATGCAGTGGGCATCTTCGCGCTGGCGCAGTGGGTGAGCCGCGACAAGGCGGGCGAGACGAAGGACTCCTCGGACTATTTCCTGGCGTCCAAGTCGCTGCCGTGGTGGGCGATCGGGGCGTCGCTGATCGCGGCGAACATCTCCGCCGAGCAGATCGTCGGCATGGCGGGGTCGGGCTATGCGATCGGGCTCGCCATCTCCTCCTACGAATGGATGGCCGCGCTCACCCTGCTGATCGTCGGCAAGTGGTTCCTGCCGATCTTCCTGAGGAACGGCATCTACACGATGCCGCAATTCCTGGAGCAGCGCTACGGCCCGAACCTGCGCACGCTGATGGCGGTGTTCTGGCTCGGGCTGTACGTCTTCGTGAACCTGACCTCGATCATCTGGCTGGGCTCGATCGCGGTCAATCAGGTGGCGGGCGTCGACCAGGACGCGGCGCTGATCGCGCTGGGGCTGTTCGCGCTCCTCTATCAGCTGCGCGGCGGGTTGAAGGCGGTGGCGCTGACCGACATCGTCCAGGTGACGCTGCTGGTCTTCGGCGGGCTGTGCGTCTCGGCGATCACGCTGTCGCGGATCGGGGGCGCGGGCGGCATCATCGGCGGGTTCGCGCGGTTGCAGCAGGTCGCGCCCGAACATTTCGAGATGATCCTGTCGCCCGACAATCCCTTCTACAAGGACCTGCCCGGCATTTCGGTGCTGATCGGGGGCATGTGGATCGCGAACCTGAGCTATTGGGGGTTCAACCAATATATCATCCAGCGCGCGCTGGCGGCCAAGGACCTGCCCGAGGCGCAGAAGGGCATCGTGCTGGCGGCGTTCCTGAAGATGCTGATGCCGTTCGTGATCGTCGTGCCCGGCATCGCCGCCGTCGTGCTGGCGCCCGACCTGGCCAAGCCCGACCAGGCGTATCCGACGATGCTGCGGCTGTTGCCGCCGGGGCTGCTGGGCCTCGTCTTCGCCGCGCTGGTGGCGGCGATCGTCGCCTCCACCGCGTCCAAGATCAACTCGATCGCGACGATCTTCACGCTCGATCTCTATGCCAAGCGCAAGGGCGCCGCGACCGCCGCAGAGGACGGCGCGGCGAAGGACCCGGCGACCGAGCGGCGGCTGGTGATGGTCGGGCGCATCGCCGCGGCGGTGGCGATCGTGCTGGCGATGGTCACCGCGCGCCCGCTGCTGGGCAAGTCGGACCAGGCGTTCCAGTACATCCAGGAATATACCGGCTTCTTCACGCCGGGCATCACCGTCATCTTCCTGATGGGGCTGTTCTGGCGCCGCGCGACGGAGGCCGGCGCGCTGACCGCGGCGGTCGCCTCCTTCGTGCTGTCGCTGGTGCTGAAATCGGCGCTGCCGGCGCTGCCGTTCATGAACCGGATGGTCGTGGTCTTCGTCGCCGCCGCCGCACTCGCCGCGATCGTCTCGCTGCTGCGCCCGCAGGCGCGCGAGGCGAACCGCGTCGTCACCGGCGACGTCAGCTACGCCACCACCACCGCGTTCAACGTCGCCGCCCTGGGCGTCCTGGCGATCCTCGTCGCCCTCTATGCGACATGGTGGTGAGATGAGGTTCCTCGCCGTCGACTGGGGCACCACCAACCGCCGCGTGTTCGCGATCGACGACGGCCGCGTCGTCACCACCGAGCGCGACGATCGCGGCGCATCGGTCGTGGAGGACTTCCCCGCCGAGATCGCCGCGATCCGGGCGCGGCACGGGGACCATCCGCTGCTGCTCGCGGGCATGGTGGGATCGAATATCGGGTGGCGCGCCATGCCCTACGTCCCCGCGCCCGCCGGACTGGCGGAGGTCGCCGCCGCGGTCGCGCAAGTGGCGCCGGGGGTCCGGATCGTGCCGGGCGTCTCGTACCGCGACGCGCGGCGCGGCGACGTGATGCGCGGCGAGGAGGTGCAGTTGCTGGGCGCGGTCGCCGCCGGACAGGTGCCGGCGGACGCGCTGCTGTGCCAGCCGGGCACGCATTGCAAATGGGCGACGATGGCGCAGGGGCGGATCGCCGCCTTCGTCACCGCGATGACGGGCGAGCTGTTCTCGCTGCTGCGCACGCACGGGCTGCTGGCGCGCCAGCTGACCGGCCCGGTGAGCGACGGCGCTGCGTTCCGCGACGGCGTGGCGGAGGGGGCGCGCGCCGACCTGGCCGCCAGCCTCTTCGGCATTCGCGCCGCCGCGCTGCTGGGGATGCGCGACGATGCGGCGGCGGCCGCATATGCCAGCGGGCTCCTGATCGGCGCCGATGTGGCGCAGCGACTGGCGCAGGCGCGCCACGACCTCGTCCACGTCCTCGCCGATCCGGCGCTGGGCGGGCTGTACGCCGCCGCGATCGAGACGCTGGGGCGCCGCGCCGCGATCGTCGACAGCAACGCCGCCTTCGTCGCCGGAATCACCCGCATACAGGAGCTTGCCGCATGACCCACCTCGCCGCCTTCGACACCGCCTTCGCGCATTGCCCGTTGATCGCGATCCTGCGCGGGGTGCGCGTGGACGAGGTGGTCGCGATCGGCGAGGCGCTGGTCGCGGCGGGGTTCACGATCATCGAGGTGCCGCTGAACTCGCCCGACCCGCTCGCCAGCATCGCCGCGCTGGCGCGCGCGCTGAAGGGGCGCGCGGTCGTCGGCGCGGGCACCGTGCTGCGCGTCGAGGATGTGGCGGCGGTGCAGGCGGCGGGCGGTACGGTCATCATCGCGCCCAACGCCAACCCCGCGGTGATCGCGGCGGCGGCGGCGCGCGGGCTGGTCGCGCTGCCGGGGGTGGCGACCCCGACCGAGGCGTTCGCGGCGCTCGACGCGGGCGCGGCTGCGCTGAAGCTGTTCCCGGCGGAGGCCGCGTCGCCCGCGGTGCTGAAGGCGATGCGCGCGGTGCTGCCCAAGGCGGTGCGGGTGCTGCCGGTGGGCGGCGTGACCCCGGAGGGGATGGCGCCGTGGCGCGCGGCGGGCGCGGCGGGGTTCGGGCTGGGCTCCGCGCTGTACGCGGCGGGGATGACGGCGGACGAGGTGGGCGCGCGGGCGGCGCGATTCGTCGCCGCGCTGTGAGCGGAAGTTGACAAAGTTGACGCCACGTCGGCGCCGGAAGCGGGTTCGTGCGGGGGTGTCGCGGGCGGCGTGAGCTGGGCGGGGGTCGACGGGCGCAACACGATCCGGCGGGCATGCCTGATGACGGGGCGTGTAGGACAGCGGTTTTCCGGAACGTCATCCCGGGCCTGACCCAGGACCTCTGCGAACGTCGTGGATCGCTTGACGATGTCGCCGTTCCCCGGCGCAGGCCGGGGTCCAGCTGGCGTGGCTTTTCCGTCTGTTACCGCCGTCCCCCAGCTGGGCCCCGGCCTTCGCCGGGGAACAAGGAACCGAGTTTCGCAGAGGCCTCGATCAAGTCCGGGACGACGCGGGATGCGGCCGCCTTGCGCCCGCGCCGTCGTCCCCGCGGAGGCGGGTGGACGGCGCTACTTCGCCGTCGCGCCCCGGCGGTAGTCGTGCGTCAGGAAATCGAACGCCGGCAGCGCCTCGTGCCGCCGGTAGTCGAACCAGGCGGCGTTTTCCCAGTTGGAGCCCTTGCCCCACCGCGTCCCGCAGCGGGTCGACACCCAGTTGGGCTCCCAATAGACCACGCCGACGCCGCCCGCATCGACCACCGTCTGCGTCAGGTCGATGAGATACCGGCGCTGCCCCGCCGGCGTCGCGGGATAGCCCGCCACCAGCGTATCCTCGCCCAGCAGGTTGGGCGAGGTATCGGCATTGGCCATGGTGAAGGGATAGGCCGTCTCCACCACGATCACGTCCGCCTTGTAGCGCGCCTTCACGCGCGCCAGCGTCGCGCCCATCTCGGGCATCGATTGGGTCGACCACTTCTTGTAATAGCTGATGCCGATCACGTCATAGTCGAGCACCCCGGCCGCGGTCGCATCGTCGAACCAGCGCTCGACATTCTCGGGCTGCGCGATGTGGAGCATCACGCGCGGCGCGATCCGGCCCGCCTTCCCCGCATCGCGCACCGCCTTGATCCCGGCGTTGAATAGCGTCGCGTTGCGGGTCCAGTCGATCGCCTTCTTCGGCCCCGCCATCAGTTCCGGGTTGGTTTCGTTGCCGACCTGGACCATCTCCGGCATCAGCCCCTGTGCGTCGAGCCTGCCCAGCACGTCGCGGGTGTAGGCGTAGAGCGCCTTCGCCTGCGCGGGCGTATCGAGCGCCGCCCAGGCGGCGGGCACGATCTGCTTGTCGCCGTCGGCCCAGTCGTCCGAATAATGGAAGTCGAGCAGCACCTGCATGCCCGCCGCCTTCGCCCGGCGGATCGTCTTCGAGACGTCGGCCAGGTCGCTGTACTTCGTCCATTTCGCATCGTTCCAGATGCGCACGCGGACGATGTTGCCGCCCTTCTTCGCGAGCAGCGCGTACGGATCGACCGGCTTTCCGCCGCTGCGATAGACCGCGCCGCAATCCTCCATCTCGTTGACGTAGGACAGGTCCGCGCCGAGGTAGAGCGGCGGCACCGGAGCGCGTGGTCCCGCGAGCGCCGGGGTGGCGGCCAGCAGCGCGGCGGCGGTGAGGAGCGCGCGGCGCATCAGAAGCTGAACCCCACGCCCGCCAGGAAGCGGCGGCCGAACTTCTCGTACCGGCCCTGCAGGCGGCGGTCGCCGTAATAGGTCTCGAACGGCTCGTCGGTCAGGTTGTTGGCCTGGAACAGCAGGCGCACGCCCTTCAGCGCGCCGGCGCCGAATTCGTAGCTGGTCTGGAAATCGAGCACGCTTTCGGGCGCGGTGAACAGGATGCGGTCGGTATCGCCCAGCTCGGTCGCGTAATTGGAGCGGTAGCGGAAGGCGACGCGCGCCTCGAACCCCGCCTTGCTGTAATAGAGCGTGGCGTTGGCGACATGCTTCGACAGGCCGGGCAGCTGGATCGCGCCGATGGCATTGTCGTTCTCGGTCACCGAGATGTTGCTGTCGGTATAGCTGTAGTTGAGGTACGTGCCGAAGCCGTCGAACGGCG
The sequence above is drawn from the Sphingomonas adhaesiva genome and encodes:
- a CDS encoding K+/H+ antiporter subunit F; the encoded protein is MIGIALHLAAGCIAVALVLNLWRLLRGPALGDRILALDTMVINAIALIVLIGMIGGTDSYFEAALLLAMVGFVSTIAYCKFILRGDIVE
- a CDS encoding Na+/H+ antiporter subunit G encodes the protein MSVLANLVIVALLVLGGGFALIGSWGLVRLPSTMERLHGPTKATTLGLGALLLASVVHFQARLGIWTAHELLISLFLFITAPISANMIAKVHLHRTRAGADGEHDGIAGRPQRPGGDADWATFEAPKRGTPASTASD
- a CDS encoding Na+/H+ antiporter subunit E, producing the protein MRRLLPHPALSAMLLTVWLLMVNDVTVGGIVLGAVFALVLPKFTQPFWPDRPRIRFRRALLGYLAIVLLDIVVANFHVARLILFRRNRDLRSRWLTVPIRLTTPEAITMLAGTISLTPGTVSSDVSADGRFLLVHALDVADEAAEIARIQMRYEARLQRIFA
- a CDS encoding SMP-30/gluconolactonase/LRE family protein, with translation MVAAVAGSGRATLGEGPLWSGRERAVYWVDILGRCVRRLALADGTVTAWDMPAPTGWIIERQDRAGFIAGTATGFVELLLPPGAAPVVTPIHDPEPDLPANRMNDAKADAAGRIWAGTMPFSCQGETGAFYRLDPDFSCRQVDAPYTIANGPAIAPDGRTIFHTDTARRTIFRFDVHDDGTLGRRAPHIVFDEAWGSPDGMTLDADGCLWVAHWGTGQVSRFDPPGARMRSIALPASQITSMTFAGDGLDRMFVTSAADGCDDEPLAGALFEVDPGCRGLPTQRFGG
- a CDS encoding IlvD/Edd family dehydratase; this encodes MSNDDLPPEARHRTGLRSRAWFDDPSNPDMTALYIERYLNYGLSLEELQSDRPIIGIAQTGSDLAPCNRHHLILADRVKQGIRDRGGIPIEFPIHPIQETGKRPTAGLDRNLAYLSLVEVLHGYPIDGVVLTIGCDKTTPACLMAAATVNIPAIALSVGPMLNGHYQGQRTGSGTIVWKARELLAAGEIDYKGFIELVASSAPSTGFCNTMGTATTMNSLAEALGMSLPASAAIPAPHRDRQQCAWETGRTIVEMVRADRRPSDILTRPAFLNAIRVNSAIGGSTNAPIHLNAIARHMGVELSLADWEEQGAGIPLLVNMQPAGQYLGEDFYRAGGVPAVMAQLLAAGLIDGSALTANGATVAENVAGATIADEDVIYPFDRPLKPAAGLTVLSGNVFDAAVMKLSVISDQFRGMYLSDPEDPDAFTGTAVVFDGPEDYHARIDDPASGIDERSILVMRGAGPVGYPGGAEVVNMRPPAALIRTGVHALPCLGDGRQSGTSGSPSILNAAPEAAVGGGLALLRSGDRMRIDLKANRVDMLVDEDELARRRAELERVAIPASQTPWQEIHRDTVGQFDTGAVIESAVKYQRIAERGLPRDSH
- a CDS encoding FadR/GntR family transcriptional regulator; protein product: MERGHTTSDRALQHDLGRNLTHGMLDTLGKAIVIGRYETRPFPTEAEIAKAYGVSRSVTREAVKMLTAKGLVTARPRQGTVVSPASQWNLFDTDVLRWLLERKFSVDLLRQFNQLRIAIEPEAAALAAQFHSAADMAAIRAELARMAAAESGTGDPLEADIAFHVAILQASGNPFYAQFRTVVATALHTSIRFTNRIKGRSANIADHAAVADAIATRDADASRRAMRRIIGDVLDLIGDQRD
- a CDS encoding Gfo/Idh/MocA family protein yields the protein MKVALVGVGKIARDRHVPAIENDPAFTLAATADPCGGIDGVPAFATLDDLLRAGPTLDAVAICTPPQGRAALAAKALGAGLHVLLEKPPAATLGEVALLREAAAAAGRTLFAAWHSRAAGAVEPARAWLASRRVSGIRIDWKEDIRRWHPGQDWILDAGGFGVFDPAINALSIATAILPGRLLVTQADLAIPNDRQSPIAAEVGLACGDADGRMSLDFLERDAPCWTIVVECDDGVLRLDDGGRVLLLDGQRRSYPNEEYPRLYRRFAGLIDDGRSDLDDEPSRLVADALAIGRRRSTATFSW
- a CDS encoding monovalent cation/H+ antiporter subunit D — translated: MTLSDHLPVAPVIVPAIVAPVTMLLMRRHRDIGRLLSLGGCAALLAAAIALFGVTQDDAIRSYALGAWPAPFGIVLVLDRLSATMLLAAATLAAVVLLHAIVTGADRKGWHFHALFHFQLLGINGAFLTGDLFNLFVFFEVLLIASYGLMLHGQGALRLKAGVAYVVVNIVGSALFLVALGLLYGLTATLNMADLAVRVATLGEEDQGLLRIAGLLLTAVFALKAAAVPLHLWLPRTYAATMPVVAALFAIMTKVGVYALIRTVPLIFGATAGAAAWVPAPWLLPSAILGAVVGFVGVLVARGMREQAAFAILASTGTLLMPVSMWREAALAAALYYMVQAIVAGAALFLVADATMRRRGQYADALVPSPRFAGQDAAGLSYLVAAIGTVGLPPLAGFVGKLSILDASFAGPGWPAIWSTILGTTLIGVVGFSRSGSSLFWKTAAPDAEAVAVVPRSRADFIAPALLLLLLGALSVCAGWAEAQTRATAAQVMAPERYVAAVLGTAR